TAAGTGAAGATGATGACCTTCCATTTTAAATTTTAATTCTTGGAGAATTCGATACTCGAAATTTCCTCTATCCTACCATCCTTACAAGAAATTGATTCAGGATTAATAATAGCACTGTTAGTAACGGTGCTATTACTTTTTTCCTCGGCCCTAATTTCTGGATCAGAGGTGGCTTATTTCTCATTAAGCCCAGGTGACATTGAAGAATTAAAATATGAAAACAGCCCTAGATCTAACAAGGTACTGGAATTGCTTTCTAAGCCAAGAACTCTTTTGGCTTCCATTTTAATTGCCAATAACTTTATAAACATCGGAATTGTGCTGCTTTCGACTGTTGTTCTTAACGGCGTATTCCTTTTCGACAATGAAATTATTGCCTTTGTTGTACAGGTGGTAATAGCAACCTTGCTCATTCTTATTTTTGGAGAAGTTATCCCTAAGGTTTTTGCTTCATATCAAGCCAAGGGTGTAGCGATTAGACTTAGCGGCCTTTTGAATATTTTATGTACCATATTCAACCCCTTAAGTAAAGTACTTGTAAGTAGCACCGGCTATCTAGAAAGTCGATTCACTCCAAAGTCAAACAATATATCTGTGGATGAATTGGAGCAAGCTCTCGATCTAACCGAAGACGAACAAAGCAATGAAGAAGAACAGCGAATTTTAAGAGGAATTGTAAAATTCGGAAACACAGAAGTTCGGCAGATTATGACTGCGCGGGTGGATGTGATAGCAGTGGATATCAGTTTTGAATATCCTCAACTCTATAAAACCATTATGGATTCTGGATACTCCAGAATCCCCGTATTTGAAGATAATTTCGACAATATTAAAGGCATTTTATACATTAAGGACCTTTTGGATTTTTTAGACCAAGAAGCCCCAGACTGGAAAAGCCTAATAAGAGAACCCTATTTTATTCCTGAAACCAAAAAGATTGTTGATTTATTAAAGGAGTTTCAAGAACGCAAAATTCACATGGCAGTTGTTCTAGACGAATACGGAGGAACCATGGGAATCATTACGCTTGAGGATGTGGTTGAAGAAATAGTTGGAGACATCTCTGACGAATTTGATGACGATGAATTGGTGTATTCCAAAATAGATGATAACACCTACGTTTTCGAAGGAAAAACTCAATTAGTTGATATCTATAAAATTCTGGAAATAAGCGGAGAAGAATTTGAGGCGGCCAGCGGAGATAACGGAACCATTGCAGGGTTTGTAGTTGAAATGGCTGGTAAAATCCCGATGAAAAACGAAAAGTTCAACTTCGGAAACTGCACCCTAACCGTTGAAGCTGCAGATAAAAGAAAAGTAAAGCGCGTAAAACTTCGCATTAATAATGACGACAAAAACGAATAGGCTTTGCCAACTGGGAGTTGGGCTATTTTTATCTATAATTTTCATCGGGTGTGGGGGCAATCCCACACCCAAACCTAGGGGGTTTATTCGTATTGATTTCCCTGAAAAACAGTATAAGGTTACCAGTTTGCCCTGTCCATATCAATTTGAAATCCCGGCCTATAGCGGATTTAAAAAATTAGATCGCGAATGTGATTACGTATTGTGGTTTCCAAGATTTAAAGCAGAGGTATACTTAAATTACAGACCCATTAATGCTGAAAACCCGCTACAGGGCTACCTAGATGAAATGCACAAGCTCGCATATCAACATCAGGTAAAAGCAAGTGCTATTAATGCGAAGACAAGAGAGTTTTCGGAGGAAAGCAAATTTGTTTTGGAATATGAAATTGAGGGAAATGTTGCCTCATCATACCAATTCTGTGTTACTGATTCCACCTCCCATTTTTTGAGAGGTGCCTTGTTTTTTAGATCTCGCCCCAACCAAGACTCGCTTAGGCCTGCTACCAATTTCATTAAGCAGGATATAGATCACATCATCAAAACACTTGAGTGGAAGCCTTAACTAGATTTGGCTAAAAACACTTTTCTTTTTCCTTGATATCCCGTAAAAATCAGAAAATTCTCTCCCTTAGGACGAAGGGATAGCTGGCTTTGAATCTGATCGGCTGAAAGACCAAAACCCTTGGAAATTACATGTAAATCAGATTTCCCAAAGCGTTTCTTCAGTTTCTTTATAGTGCTAGGAACCTCTTCTATTACCTCAAATTTCCGAAAAGCCTGCGTATTTAACTCCGCATTAGTCATCCACAAATCTGACCCCAAGTCTTCAGCCTCTGTCAAGTTGGGCATTAATTTTGCCCACCCCATTTTGTTTAGTGCTGGTCTGGGCACATAAATAAATCGGCTAGCACTGGGGGTAATTTGAGTTTGCTCTATTTCATTTTGACTATAGGAATGAATTGTACCATTCGGGCGTTGAATAAAAACAATTCGGTTTTGGAGTTTCGCCTTTTGTTCCATAGTTATTACCAAAAGCACTTCCTTTAACTCGGTTCCCACTTCTAAGACCAAAAAACAAGATCCACAATTTTCAGGTAGCTGTTCTCTTACCCAAGTTAAATCGTCCATGGGTGATAATTTTAACATCAAACCCAGGCAATTTCTGTGAATAACCCAATCTATAAGAGCCTTCGGATTGGGGCTTTGACCCTCCCACCCCAAAATTCGATTGTGCCCTTCTCTTCTCATTGGATCCGCATAAACCCACTTGTTTTTATAAAAAGATGGTGGCTTATCTCTATAGTCGGAGGAGGAGGAATCTATCTCTAGGCCCAATTTTTGAAAATTGTATTGCGCTATTTTCTGAAGTGCCGCATCTATTTCAATGTGAGTTACCTTCGGTATACTTTCCGAAAAATAAATAACATCAATTCCCCACCCACCGGTAACATCCACAATATTTTCAACCTCCAGATCGGCCAAAAATTGGGTTTTAAATTTGGCTGTAAACTCCGATGAACACTGTTCAACATTATTCTTATCCGGAAAAACTAATCCACGTGAAAAATCTAATCCAGGCGCTTTGCTTTTAATTTTCCTGTAACTCTTAACCTGCTGAACCAAAAGTTTTGGTGGAAGATCAAACATTTCCTTTCCCGATAACAGTAGGTGGTTTAACTCCTTCTCCGACACCACCTCGTACCAATCAATTACCTCTTGATTCGAAAGATGATTCCAAAGATTGTTATGTTGTGTTATGAATTCGTTCAAGGATAAATGCTTAGAGTTATAACCTTACTTTCGCCTTGGCAAAGCTGGCAATAAAATGGATAAGACCGAAAAGAAAATGCTTTGGGTATTGGCTGCTATTCAGTTTACCCATATCATGGATTTCATGATAATGATGCCATTGGGCGACCGCCTAATGGAAGCCTTCGGTATCAGCCCAGCACAGTTTAGTCTCATAGTCTCTGCCTACACACTTTCTGCTGGTATCACAGGGTTTGCTTCCGCATTTTTCATTGATAAATACGATAGAAAAAAAGCCTTATTGCTTTTATACATAGGATTTACCTTTGGAACTTTGTGTTGTGCAATTGCCCCCTCCTACGAGCTATTGTTGGTTGCCAGAACTGTAACCGGAGCATTTGGGGGTGTAGCAGGGGCAATGATTTTAACCATCATTGGTGACACCATTCCTTTAGCACGTAGATCGGCAGCCATGGGCTTTGTAATGGCAGCATTTTCGGCATCCTCAGTATTTGGAGTACCCTTTGGATATTACCTAGCGGAAATTTCCAGTTGGCATGCGCCATTTTACTTACTGGCCGCTATGGGTGGTGTAATTACACTGGGCTTAGTAAAGTTTATACCCCCGATTAGAGGACACCTTGAAGGAAAGGTAGAGAAGAACCGTCGCTTAAGAGTACTAACCAATGTTATTGGGGATCGCAACCAACTCCGCGCCCTACTGTTTATGGTTTTACTTATGCTGGGGCAGTTTACAATTATACCATTCATTGCTCCATACATGGAGCGAAACGTAGGTTTCGAGGGTACCGAAATCACCTTAATTTACCTTTTGGGAGGTGCGGTTACCATATTCACCTCTCCCAGGATTGGAAAATTAGCCGATAAAATTGGAGCCCATAAAACGTACTTAATTTTTGCGCTGATCAATCTAATTCCCATTCTGCTTATAACACACCTACCTAGATCTCCCATTGGCTATGCTCTAGCAATTACGAGTTTATTTTTCGTTACCTCCGGGGGAAGATATATTCCAGCTCAAACGCTTATGACAGGAGTGGTTAAGGCAGAGAATCGAGGGAGCTTTATGAATATAATAAGCTCTGTGCAACAATTGGGAGCGAGTTTATCCAGTCTTATAGCTGGATTAATCGTTGTGGAGTCTGTAGGTGGAAAGGCTCTGGTTGGTTACAACTATGTAGGATATATTGCCGTTTTCGCGTCGCTTTTAGCTGTTTACACCTCCCGATTTATAGTTTCCAAAAATTAGAAAGGCCTCCTGAAATTCTGTACTGTCCTTCCTCAAGATTGTCGTGCTCAGATCAATAGAGAGCATAATTTTATCCATAAAAAAAGGCCGTCTATTTTCGTAGACGACCTTTAAAAGAAATGATTAATTATAACCTATTATTGAGGATTATTTCCAGAATTATTGTTGTTGTTATCAGAATTATCTCCGTCTCCGGTTCCAATTTTACCTTTAAACTTCAACTTAAAAGCAACGTCAACTGTGTAATCGTTTCCAGTTTGATTAACCCCTTTAAAATCTAGTTTAGCAAAAAGCTTTCCGTTAGATTTAAGCATGTTTAATGCTGCGTTAATGTTGTTAATAGGGAAATCTGTAATCGTCTTAGGGTTCTCTAATACAAGATCCTCTAGAGTAACAAAACCAGTTCCAAATGGAGCTACTTGAAAAATTTCTTGACCATCAACAGAACCAGCAAGAAGAGTTACCACTGCCTGTGCACCAACTTGATTTAAATCTTGGTTAGGGGTGATGCTCTTAATATTTACTTCAACTCCTTCTACTTTAAGCTCTTTAAGTTTGTCTAGGTTCTCTTCAAGATCCGCCTCAATAGAAGCGTCAATAGAGTCAATGGTTAGTACAATAACGGTATCAGCAGAAGCTGGAATTTCGTATGTTCTCTCAACCACCTGATCAAAAGGTACATCAAACTCCAAATTCGCTTCCTCACAAGCGGTAAAGCCAGCCGCAAAGGCTAACAACATTCCAAAAAATCCAAACTTTTTCATAATTCTATATATGTAAGCCTACAAAGTTAGGCTTTTCCCACATAATTTAACATTCATTAGTTCACTTTTCGATTATGTGCGCTAATTCTAGGTTTGGCATACATTCGAAAGGATACTTGTAAATACTGTATTAAAAGTAAAAGAGCCCCAAGCTGGTGCAGGGTTCCCCAAAACACAGAAACATCTCCACTATTAGCGTCAATCAAGGTTATAATACCCAAAAGCACCTGTGCAATTACTATGATTGAAATCCAAAACCAACTGCGCCCTGAAATTCCCTGAGTTTTTAGTTTATAAGCAAGAAACAAGGTAATCCCAGCAACTATAAGTGCTAAATTTCTGTGGATAAATTGAACTCCATCTTTATGGTCTGTGAAATTTTGCCAGAAAGAATCGA
The genomic region above belongs to Luteibaculum oceani and contains:
- a CDS encoding THUMP-like domain-containing protein, encoding MNEFITQHNNLWNHLSNQEVIDWYEVVSEKELNHLLLSGKEMFDLPPKLLVQQVKSYRKIKSKAPGLDFSRGLVFPDKNNVEQCSSEFTAKFKTQFLADLEVENIVDVTGGWGIDVIYFSESIPKVTHIEIDAALQKIAQYNFQKLGLEIDSSSSDYRDKPPSFYKNKWVYADPMRREGHNRILGWEGQSPNPKALIDWVIHRNCLGLMLKLSPMDDLTWVREQLPENCGSCFLVLEVGTELKEVLLVITMEQKAKLQNRIVFIQRPNGTIHSYSQNEIEQTQITPSASRFIYVPRPALNKMGWAKLMPNLTEAEDLGSDLWMTNAELNTQAFRKFEVIEEVPSTIKKLKKRFGKSDLHVISKGFGLSADQIQSQLSLRPKGENFLIFTGYQGKRKVFLAKSS
- the gldE gene encoding gliding motility-associated protein GldE is translated as MENSILEISSILPSLQEIDSGLIIALLVTVLLLFSSALISGSEVAYFSLSPGDIEELKYENSPRSNKVLELLSKPRTLLASILIANNFINIGIVLLSTVVLNGVFLFDNEIIAFVVQVVIATLLILIFGEVIPKVFASYQAKGVAIRLSGLLNILCTIFNPLSKVLVSSTGYLESRFTPKSNNISVDELEQALDLTEDEQSNEEEQRILRGIVKFGNTEVRQIMTARVDVIAVDISFEYPQLYKTIMDSGYSRIPVFEDNFDNIKGILYIKDLLDFLDQEAPDWKSLIREPYFIPETKKIVDLLKEFQERKIHMAVVLDEYGGTMGIITLEDVVEEIVGDISDEFDDDELVYSKIDDNTYVFEGKTQLVDIYKILEISGEEFEAASGDNGTIAGFVVEMAGKIPMKNEKFNFGNCTLTVEAADKRKVKRVKLRINNDDKNE
- the gldD gene encoding gliding motility lipoprotein GldD, which gives rise to MTTKTNRLCQLGVGLFLSIIFIGCGGNPTPKPRGFIRIDFPEKQYKVTSLPCPYQFEIPAYSGFKKLDRECDYVLWFPRFKAEVYLNYRPINAENPLQGYLDEMHKLAYQHQVKASAINAKTREFSEESKFVLEYEIEGNVASSYQFCVTDSTSHFLRGALFFRSRPNQDSLRPATNFIKQDIDHIIKTLEWKP
- a CDS encoding MFS transporter yields the protein MDKTEKKMLWVLAAIQFTHIMDFMIMMPLGDRLMEAFGISPAQFSLIVSAYTLSAGITGFASAFFIDKYDRKKALLLLYIGFTFGTLCCAIAPSYELLLVARTVTGAFGGVAGAMILTIIGDTIPLARRSAAMGFVMAAFSASSVFGVPFGYYLAEISSWHAPFYLLAAMGGVITLGLVKFIPPIRGHLEGKVEKNRRLRVLTNVIGDRNQLRALLFMVLLMLGQFTIIPFIAPYMERNVGFEGTEITLIYLLGGAVTIFTSPRIGKLADKIGAHKTYLIFALINLIPILLITHLPRSPIGYALAITSLFFVTSGGRYIPAQTLMTGVVKAENRGSFMNIISSVQQLGASLSSLIAGLIVVESVGGKALVGYNYVGYIAVFASLLAVYTSRFIVSKN